Part of the Sulfurimonas denitrificans DSM 1251 genome is shown below.
AGTCATAATCTCCAGCAACTTTTTCTAATACACTCTCAAGGTTTCTAATATTTTTTGCAATTTGATTTGATAAAACAAATCCTAAAACAGCTAGAATAATTGCTATTAACCAAACACTAAATGTTATTATAAGAACTTGAAGAGACTCCTCTTGAACTTTTTGTGCCCTTGTATTCATGGCATTTAAGAGTAAATCCTCTGCTTGAGCGATAATATTTATTTTCTCAGATAGCATCGTAAACCATACACCAGAGGTAATATCATATTCACCGCTATGAGAGATGGAAATAATCGCAGCCCTTTCGCTATTAATATCCCCAAAGAGCTCTAAACTGTCCTCATTTTTAAAAAGCGCATCTAAACTACTAATGAGATTTTTGTTTTGAATACCTCCGTAATTTATTGAATCTGCTTTACCTATGAGAGATATCCACTCGTTTAGGTCATCTCTTTGAAGCTCTGATGAGCGAGAGATAATATAAGCCATATATCCTCTCTCAATCCCAGAGGCTTCTTTAGCATTAACCATGGCAATATATAGTGAATAGAGCTGATTTACCTCTTTGTCTATTTGATTTTCTGTAATTTGTTCAAGTTGTTTAATAAATGCTATTTGAGCTTTGCCATAGGCATCAATAAACATCTCCTTAAATTCTATTGCATGAGCATCAACTAAAGGTCTTACTGATTTGATTTTTACTATTGCACTAATTACACTATCGACATTGCTACATGCTAGACACTCTTCTTTATTGCTCTTGCTTGTGTGTGTATGGAGTCTTTTGTTGTTTCGTGCATACTTAAGATAGTCCTCTACCTTCTCATCAACAATTTTTCTCTGCTCAATAAGAGATTTATGAATATTGCGGGTTTTATTTCCAAGGTACATAGCGCTCATACCACGTTCACGAGCAATATTGCTAAGAGCTTCATTGAGATGTTTATTCTGGTCTAGTCTCTCTTGGAGCTGTTGTGCTGCATTAAATCCAAGAAACGAGCTATAAACATAATAGCTAGTCATGGAAAAGAGAACAATTATCGGTAGAAGACTAATGAGTCTTAGTCTGTTTTTTAATCCAAATTGCACAGCGTTTAATTCATCTCATATTGAATATTTTTTCTAGCAGAGGGTTTGCTAATAGAAATATAGCCACTTATGCGTTCTTGTTTGTCAACAATATTGGTAACTTCAATATCAACCCAATAATAACTACCATCTTTTCGGATAATTTTTAACATGTCATTATAGACTAAGGCACCCTTTAGGGTGCTACACATCTTCTCGTAAATAGATGGATTTGTATCTGGATGTTTTAGCATATTTATATTTTTTTTATTTAATTCATCAACGCTATAGCCAGAGATTTCACAAAATTTTCTATTTACAAAAGTTATGTTTCCTTCTAAATCTGTTTGGCAAATTGCCACTTTGCCTTGAAATATATACTCTTTATCATTTGGCACAATTTTGTTCATGTAAACCTCTCTTTAGTATGGTTTGAAATTATATAGTTAAGTAAATATAGTATAAATTTAAAAAAACTTATATGTAACTACTCTTTATAATATTTGCATCTTTTAAGTTTAACACAGTGCTAAGTTCTTCAACACTAGCTTCTTTGATGGCATCAAATGTAGTAAAGTGTTTTAAGAGTTTGATGATTTTTGCTTGAGAAATACCCTTTAATGTGAGCAACTTGCTCTCATTATCACTTTTTAATTTTGTTTTTTTATGAAAATTTATAGCGCATCTGTGAGCTTCATCTCTTAATTTTTGAACAAAATGAAGTCTCTTGTCACTATCTAAAA
Proteins encoded:
- a CDS encoding PAS domain-containing protein, yielding MNKIVPNDKEYIFQGKVAICQTDLEGNITFVNRKFCEISGYSVDELNKKNINMLKHPDTNPSIYEKMCSTLKGALVYNDMLKIIRKDGSYYWVDIEVTNIVDKQERISGYISISKPSARKNIQYEMN